One window of Mesorhizobium sp. PAMC28654 genomic DNA carries:
- a CDS encoding DUF1800 domain-containing protein translates to MCDASGPRWRRPDLATPASNSRPDPTLVVFNRFGLGARPGDLDKLKGDLKGDPRAYLKAELRQPDIAMIPYDDPAYAGLLGSTAAIQASMAASFQRKLDMATGLTRQATMTNAPAMLPPVAPAKPVAPSLAPAAVPAAASGKPAIVPAKPAAAPPPPPPIEAKLFQAEAQARFDKALKADVGFVERLVYFWSNHFCISVAKDNIIRASAGAFEREAIRPFVLGRFADMLLAVEHHPAMLFYLDNQQSVGPKSRAGNNGKRGLNENLAREILELHTLGVGGGYSQADVTSFARILTGWMIGGRDGRLGEPGNFVFNANAHEPSEEVLLGKTYPAGGQGQAEAALNDIARHPATAQHIATQMARHFIADNPPPAAIARLAKVFAKSDGDLRALAATLIDMPEAWSTPLAKMRSPTDFIVAIRRAAGPDPANNPNQSLGWLNALGEPLWQPPGPNGFADEADAWASAEGMKIRLDIAWQAARQVKNIGNPNDTLNAVIGPSASPETRQAIAQAESKQQGLAMLLMAPEFQRR, encoded by the coding sequence ATGTGTGATGCTTCAGGGCCCAGATGGCGGAGACCGGATTTGGCTACCCCTGCTTCAAACTCCCGGCCGGATCCGACTCTTGTGGTGTTCAACCGCTTCGGGCTCGGAGCACGGCCCGGCGACCTGGACAAACTCAAAGGCGATCTCAAAGGCGATCCGCGCGCTTATCTGAAGGCGGAACTCCGGCAGCCCGACATCGCCATGATCCCCTACGACGATCCGGCCTATGCCGGCTTGCTGGGAAGCACGGCTGCCATCCAGGCCAGCATGGCGGCAAGCTTCCAGCGCAAGCTCGACATGGCGACGGGCTTGACCCGGCAGGCAACCATGACGAATGCCCCGGCGATGCTCCCGCCCGTGGCGCCGGCCAAGCCTGTCGCGCCGTCGCTGGCGCCGGCCGCCGTACCGGCCGCTGCGTCCGGGAAACCCGCGATAGTTCCCGCCAAACCCGCCGCCGCGCCTCCTCCCCCACCGCCCATCGAGGCGAAATTGTTCCAGGCGGAAGCCCAGGCGCGTTTCGACAAGGCGCTCAAAGCCGACGTGGGGTTCGTCGAGCGCCTTGTCTATTTCTGGTCGAACCATTTTTGTATTTCCGTGGCGAAGGATAATATCATTCGGGCCAGCGCCGGCGCTTTCGAGCGGGAGGCCATCCGCCCCTTCGTGCTCGGCCGCTTCGCCGACATGCTCCTGGCGGTGGAGCATCACCCGGCCATGCTGTTTTATCTCGACAACCAGCAATCGGTGGGTCCTAAGTCCCGCGCGGGGAACAACGGCAAGCGCGGCCTCAACGAAAACCTCGCCCGCGAAATCCTGGAATTGCACACGCTCGGCGTTGGCGGCGGCTACAGCCAGGCCGATGTCACCAGCTTTGCCCGTATCCTGACCGGCTGGATGATCGGCGGGCGCGACGGGCGGCTGGGCGAGCCAGGCAATTTCGTCTTCAATGCCAACGCGCATGAGCCGAGCGAAGAAGTCCTGCTGGGCAAGACCTATCCCGCCGGTGGCCAGGGACAGGCCGAGGCGGCACTGAATGACATTGCCCGCCATCCGGCGACGGCGCAGCATATCGCCACCCAGATGGCCCGCCATTTCATCGCCGACAATCCACCGCCGGCAGCGATCGCCCGCCTCGCCAAGGTCTTCGCCAAAAGCGACGGCGATTTGCGGGCGCTAGCGGCCACGCTGATCGACATGCCGGAGGCCTGGTCGACGCCACTGGCGAAGATGCGCTCGCCGACCGACTTCATTGTTGCCATCAGACGGGCGGCTGGCCCGGATCCGGCAAACAATCCCAACCAGTCGCTTGGCTGGCTCAACGCGCTCGGCGAGCCGCTTTGGCAGCCCCCGGGACCGAACGGCTTTGCCGACGAGGCGGACGCCTGGGCTTCGGCGGAAGGCATGAAGATCCGTCTCGACATCGCCTGGCAGGCGGCCCGCCAGGTCAAGAACATCGGCAATCCCAATGATACGCTCAACGCTGTCATCGGCCCCTCGGCCTCACCCGAGACCAGGCAAGCGATCGCGCAGGCCGAATCCAAGCAGCAAGGGCTGGCGATGCTGCTGATGGCGCCCGAATTTCAAAGAAGATGA
- a CDS encoding DUF1501 domain-containing protein: MSLLCEIPNPSRRAMLMTGGALFAWAYMPRFARAGNNRDPRLIVIVLRGALDGLSTVGPIGDPDYAGLHGDIALSLTGPHAALPLDGFFAVNPAMPVFARLFKDKQAAVVHAAATGYRERSHFDGQDVLESGFAGPGHVATGWLNRALENLPSGDRVATLGGLAVGPSTPLVIRGSAPVLGWAPQYLPAPSDNLAARVLDLYSHRDPVLAVALKRGLDADKMALGDKMDSMKPKGGLDSAAGMRQAAQGAAKLIAADDGPRVAALAFDGWDTHVNEGGATGRLASLLGGLDGAFEEFEKGLGERWKDTAIVAITEFGRTARINGTVGTDHGTGTVALLAGGAIKGGRVIADWPGLKPAQLYEQRDLAPTSDVRAVLKGLLADQFGLSAAVLGDKVFPESASVNPMRDLIT, from the coding sequence ATGAGCCTGTTGTGCGAAATCCCCAATCCCTCCCGCCGTGCCATGTTGATGACTGGCGGCGCGCTGTTTGCCTGGGCCTACATGCCGCGCTTTGCCCGCGCCGGCAACAATCGCGATCCGCGCCTGATCGTCATCGTGCTGCGCGGGGCGCTCGATGGTCTCTCGACGGTCGGCCCGATCGGCGATCCCGACTATGCGGGCTTGCACGGCGACATCGCCCTGTCGCTGACCGGTCCGCATGCGGCGCTGCCGCTGGATGGGTTCTTCGCGGTCAATCCGGCGATGCCGGTGTTCGCGCGCCTGTTCAAGGACAAGCAGGCTGCTGTCGTGCACGCGGCGGCGACCGGCTATCGTGAACGCTCGCATTTCGACGGACAGGACGTGCTGGAAAGCGGCTTTGCCGGTCCCGGCCATGTTGCAACCGGCTGGCTCAACCGGGCGCTCGAAAACCTGCCGTCCGGCGACCGTGTCGCAACGCTTGGAGGGCTCGCCGTCGGCCCATCGACGCCGCTGGTGATACGCGGTTCCGCACCCGTGCTCGGCTGGGCGCCGCAATACCTGCCCGCGCCCTCCGACAATCTGGCGGCGCGCGTGCTCGATCTCTACAGCCATCGCGATCCAGTGCTTGCCGTGGCCCTTAAACGGGGACTGGACGCCGACAAGATGGCCTTGGGCGACAAGATGGATTCCATGAAGCCCAAGGGTGGTCTCGACAGCGCGGCCGGCATGCGGCAGGCCGCGCAAGGCGCCGCCAAGCTGATCGCGGCCGATGATGGGCCGCGTGTCGCCGCGCTCGCCTTCGATGGCTGGGACACGCATGTCAACGAAGGCGGCGCGACAGGGCGGCTCGCCAGCCTGCTCGGAGGTCTCGACGGCGCCTTCGAGGAATTCGAAAAGGGCCTGGGTGAACGCTGGAAGGACACCGCGATCGTCGCCATCACCGAGTTCGGTCGCACGGCCCGCATCAACGGCACCGTCGGCACCGATCATGGCACCGGAACCGTGGCACTACTGGCGGGCGGCGCGATCAAGGGCGGACGCGTCATCGCCGATTGGCCCGGGTTGAAGCCGGCTCAGCTTTATGAGCAACGTGATCTCGCGCCGACAAGCGATGTCAGGGCGGTGCTGAAGGGCCTGCTCGCCGACCAGTTCGGTCTTTCCGCGGCCGTGCTTGGCGACAAGGTGTTTCCGGAGTCCGCGTCGGTCAATCCGATGCGCGATCTCATCACATGA
- a CDS encoding IS630 family transposase (programmed frameshift) produces the protein MAKSLSEDLRARVVAAVDGGLSRRAAAARFGVAAASSVRWVREWRETGATCAKPQGGDRRSHRVEAYRDIILAAIERRVDITLVELAELLRQEHGASFATSTIWRFLDRHSMTFKKKTAHASEQERPDVAARRNAWFDAQPDLDPEHLVFIDETGASTKMARLRGRTKRGMRCRSPIPHGHWKTTTFTGALRLTGMTAPMVLDGPMTGEWFVAYVEQVLVPTLRPDDVVILDNLPAHKSAAARVAIEATGARMMFLPPYSPDFNPIENAFSKLKSILRKAAARTVAELWDTISAALPCFTPTECANYFAATGYEPE, from the exons ATGGCGAAATCCTTATCGGAAGATTTGCGGGCTCGGGTGGTCGCAGCGGTTGATGGCGGCCTGTCGCGACGGGCGGCAGCGGCGCGATTTGGCGTGGCGGCGGCAAGCTCGGTGCGTTGGGTCCGGGAATGGCGCGAGACCGGAGCCACCTGCGCAAAGCCGCAGGGCGGCGACAGGCGGTCCCACCGCGTTGAAGCGTATCGCGACATCATCCTGGCGGCGATCGAGAGGCGGGTGGACATCACGCTGGTCGAACTCGCCGAGTTGCTGCGACAGGAGCATGGCGCGTCGTTTGCGACGAGCACGATCTGGCGGTTTCTCGATCGTCACTCCATGACCTTC AAAAAAAAAACGGCGCACGCCAGCGAGCAGGAGCGGCCAGACGTGGCGGCGCGACGAAACGCCTGGTTCGACGCCCAGCCCGATCTTGATCCCGAGCATCTGGTCTTCATCGACGAGACCGGAGCCTCGACAAAGATGGCTCGACTGCGGGGGCGCACGAAGCGCGGGATGCGGTGCCGATCGCCAATCCCGCATGGCCATTGGAAGACGACGACGTTCACCGGCGCCCTGCGCCTCACTGGCATGACCGCGCCAATGGTCCTGGACGGCCCGATGACTGGCGAATGGTTTGTCGCCTATGTCGAGCAGGTTCTCGTGCCGACGCTGCGGCCCGACGATGTCGTGATCCTCGACAACCTGCCGGCGCACAAAAGCGCAGCCGCCCGTGTGGCGATCGAAGCAACCGGCGCAAGGATGATGTTCCTCCCGCCCTATTCCCCCGACTTCAACCCGATCGAGAACGCCTTTTCCAAGCTGAAATCGATTCTACGCAAAGCCGCCGCACGAACCGTCGCGGAATTGTGGGATACCATCAGCGCCGCACTGCCTTGCTTCACACCAACCGAGTGCGCCAACTACTTCGCCGCAACAGGATATGAGCCGGAATGA
- a CDS encoding GCG_CRPN prefix-to-repeats domain-containing protein produces MFRYILPIATAAGTLMLSSVGSQALPMAKPSTAPLPIESVGWRCGPGWHVNRWGNCVPNHRVIIRPYRYYHPGFRHYHHHRWHHRY; encoded by the coding sequence ATGTTCAGATACATTCTGCCCATTGCTACCGCCGCAGGCACGTTGATGCTGTCGAGCGTCGGCTCGCAGGCGCTGCCAATGGCAAAGCCCAGCACCGCTCCGTTGCCAATCGAAAGCGTCGGCTGGAGATGCGGCCCTGGCTGGCACGTGAACCGGTGGGGAAATTGCGTGCCCAACCACCGCGTGATAATTCGGCCGTATCGTTACTACCATCCCGGCTTCCGGCACTATCACCACCACCGCTGGCACCACCGCTACTAG
- a CDS encoding indolepyruvate oxidoreductase subunit beta family protein, whose protein sequence is MLDAVPPFRPRAGAQDDERVIKLAVLAVGGQGGGVLADWITDVAERNGYVAQSTSVAGVAQRTGATIYYIEMARDTGRLPVFALSPSQGDVDILIAAELMEAGRAIIRGFVTPDRTTLIASSHRIAAVSEKIEPGDGRASSSKVHATAEAASKRFIAFDMEKIAADNGSMISASLLGALAGSDALPFTRGSYEQAISAGGRGVKASLAAFGAAYDRARGTTAPASRVAEPAIGDAALGADVSGPQNLMQRWQALAAHIDLMPVTVRDMALRGLRKVVDYQDITYGREYLDRLDSAVALDSPEHAHALSIAAAKHLANAMCYDDMIRVADLKTRSTRGRRVRREVGIKDGSILQVTEYFHPRIEEFCGTLPAGLGSYIENRPKLAAFLDRRINHGRRIRTDSFAGFAALWFIGGLRRWRRGLLRHKVEVAHLDLWYALALGHVPANYALAVEILNCRRLIKGYSDTHVRGQSKFDRVLSALDLLKGRPDAADWIRRLREAALKDEKGDMLDGALKTVASLGESAAR, encoded by the coding sequence ATGCTTGACGCTGTCCCCCCATTTCGCCCCCGGGCCGGGGCTCAGGACGACGAGCGCGTCATCAAGCTCGCCGTGCTGGCGGTCGGCGGCCAGGGCGGTGGCGTGCTGGCCGACTGGATCACCGACGTCGCCGAGCGCAACGGCTACGTGGCGCAATCGACCTCGGTTGCCGGCGTCGCCCAGCGCACCGGCGCCACCATCTATTATATCGAGATGGCCCGCGACACCGGCCGTTTGCCGGTGTTCGCGTTGTCGCCCTCGCAAGGCGACGTCGACATCCTGATCGCGGCGGAACTGATGGAAGCCGGACGCGCCATTATAAGGGGCTTCGTCACGCCCGACCGCACCACGCTGATTGCTTCGTCGCACCGCATCGCCGCCGTGTCGGAAAAGATCGAGCCGGGCGACGGCCGGGCCTCGTCATCAAAGGTGCATGCGACGGCGGAAGCCGCATCGAAACGCTTCATCGCCTTCGACATGGAAAAGATCGCCGCCGACAACGGTTCGATGATCTCGGCCAGCCTGCTTGGCGCGCTGGCGGGTTCCGACGCGCTGCCGTTCACTCGTGGAAGCTATGAGCAGGCGATCAGCGCCGGTGGCAGGGGCGTCAAGGCCAGCCTTGCCGCCTTCGGTGCCGCTTATGATCGCGCACGTGGCACGACGGCGCCGGCATCAAGGGTGGCGGAGCCAGCGATTGGCGATGCCGCCCTGGGAGCGGACGTCAGTGGACCGCAAAACCTGATGCAACGCTGGCAGGCCTTGGCCGCCCACATCGATCTGATGCCCGTGACCGTGCGCGACATGGCGCTCAGGGGCCTGAGAAAGGTCGTCGATTATCAGGATATCACCTATGGGCGCGAGTATCTCGACCGGCTGGACAGCGCCGTCGCGCTGGACAGCCCGGAGCACGCCCATGCGTTGTCCATCGCCGCCGCGAAGCATCTGGCCAACGCCATGTGCTATGACGACATGATCCGTGTCGCCGATCTGAAGACGCGTTCGACGCGTGGCAGGAGGGTGCGCCGCGAGGTCGGTATCAAGGACGGCTCGATCCTGCAGGTGACCGAATATTTCCATCCGCGCATCGAGGAATTCTGCGGCACGCTGCCGGCGGGGCTAGGCAGCTACATCGAGAACCGGCCGAAGCTCGCCGCCTTCCTCGACCGCCGCATCAACCATGGCCGCCGTATCCGTACAGACAGCTTTGCCGGCTTTGCCGCGCTGTGGTTTATCGGCGGCTTGCGCCGCTGGCGCCGCGGTCTGCTGCGCCACAAGGTCGAGGTCGCCCATCTCGATCTCTGGTACGCGCTAGCGCTCGGTCATGTGCCGGCTAATTATGCGCTGGCGGTCGAGATCCTCAACTGCCGCCGGCTGATCAAGGGCTACAGCGACACGCATGTGCGCGGGCAGTCGAAATTCGACCGGGTTCTGTCGGCGCTCGATCTGCTCAAGGGTCGCCCCGACGCCGCCGACTGGATCCGCCGCCTGCGCGAGGCCGCTCTGAAGGACGAGAAGGGCGACATGCTCGACGGCGCGCTGAAGACCGTGGCATCGCTCGGCGAGAGCGCTGCCCGCTAA
- a CDS encoding indolepyruvate ferredoxin oxidoreductase subunit alpha, whose translation MAERSFAKEVEKLRLGAGEEFAGEGILAITKALLQCGVGYVGGYQGAPISHLMDVLADAQDILGELGVHFEASASEATATAMLAASVHYPIRGAATFKSTVGTNVASDALANLASGGVTGGALIIVGEDYGEGSSIMQERSHAFAMKSQVWLLDPRPNLPSIVKAVEDGFELSEISNTPVMLQVRIRCCHVHGHFIAKDNKRPPMTVADALNAPRRDTGRIVLPPASFLHEKEKVQKRWPAAVDFIRKNKINEFFGSDHGSVGIVMQGGMYNSVIRALQRLGLADTYGDTDVPLYVLNAVYPLIDDEFLSFCEGKQSVLVVEEGQPNYIEQAFASMLHKAGRGTRLVGKEHLPMAGEYTGQVMLDGIGTFLRAEAPHLLPGEVRAPNKIGDGVDTADLINVVPGRPPGFCIGCPERPIFAATKLVEQELGEHHIASDIGCHLFSIMPPFELGATTMGYGLGPASASAFNSPDAKRRSISFVGDGGFWHNGLTSSIGNAVFNKNDGVIVIVDNFYSAATGGQDILSSRAGNKTKSTKHPITEAVKGMGVKWLRHVDRTYDVTKMQDILREALTTDEKGPKVIVASSECMLNRQRREKPLVDKAIKGGERVVKPKFGVDEDICTGDHACMRLSGCPSLSVKSLDDPLRDDPVAHIDQSCVGCGNCGEVADAAVLCPSFYRADVVHNPSRWDRFLESTRRATISLLQRRRESRRLTFANA comes from the coding sequence ATGGCCGAACGATCTTTTGCCAAGGAAGTCGAGAAACTACGCCTCGGCGCCGGCGAGGAGTTTGCCGGCGAAGGCATCCTCGCCATCACCAAGGCGTTGCTGCAATGCGGCGTCGGCTATGTCGGCGGCTATCAGGGCGCGCCGATCAGCCATCTGATGGATGTGCTGGCCGATGCGCAGGACATTCTGGGCGAGCTCGGCGTGCATTTCGAGGCCAGCGCTTCGGAAGCCACTGCCACCGCCATGCTGGCCGCCTCGGTGCATTATCCCATCCGTGGCGCGGCAACCTTCAAGTCGACGGTCGGCACCAATGTCGCCTCCGATGCGCTCGCCAACCTGGCTTCCGGCGGCGTCACCGGCGGCGCGCTGATCATCGTTGGCGAGGATTACGGCGAAGGCTCCTCGATCATGCAGGAGCGCAGCCACGCCTTCGCCATGAAGAGCCAGGTCTGGCTGCTCGATCCGCGCCCCAATCTGCCGTCGATCGTAAAGGCGGTGGAGGACGGTTTCGAGCTGTCGGAAATTTCCAACACGCCGGTCATGCTGCAGGTGCGCATCCGCTGCTGCCACGTCCACGGCCATTTCATCGCCAAGGACAACAAGCGGCCGCCCATGACCGTGGCCGATGCGCTGAACGCACCGCGCCGCGACACCGGCCGCATCGTGCTGCCGCCCGCTTCCTTCCTGCATGAGAAGGAAAAGGTGCAGAAGCGCTGGCCGGCGGCGGTGGACTTCATCCGCAAGAACAAGATCAACGAGTTCTTCGGATCGGATCATGGTTCGGTCGGCATCGTCATGCAGGGCGGCATGTACAATTCGGTCATCCGCGCCCTGCAACGCCTCGGCCTTGCCGATACCTATGGCGACACAGATGTGCCGCTCTATGTGCTCAACGCCGTCTATCCGCTGATCGACGATGAATTCCTGTCCTTCTGCGAGGGCAAGCAGTCCGTGCTCGTCGTTGAGGAAGGCCAGCCCAATTATATCGAGCAGGCCTTTGCCTCGATGCTGCACAAGGCCGGGCGCGGCACCAGGCTGGTCGGCAAGGAGCATCTGCCGATGGCCGGCGAATATACCGGCCAGGTCATGCTTGACGGCATCGGCACTTTCCTGCGCGCCGAGGCGCCGCATCTGCTGCCGGGCGAGGTGCGGGCACCCAACAAGATCGGCGACGGCGTCGACACCGCGGACCTGATCAACGTCGTGCCGGGTCGTCCGCCGGGCTTCTGCATCGGTTGTCCGGAGCGGCCGATCTTTGCAGCCACCAAGCTGGTCGAGCAGGAACTAGGCGAGCACCACATCGCTTCCGATATCGGCTGCCATCTGTTCTCGATCATGCCGCCCTTCGAGCTTGGCGCCACCACCATGGGCTACGGGCTGGGGCCGGCTTCCGCCTCGGCGTTCAATTCGCCCGACGCCAAGCGCCGCTCGATCTCCTTCGTCGGCGACGGCGGCTTCTGGCACAACGGCCTGACCTCCTCGATCGGCAATGCGGTGTTCAACAAGAACGACGGTGTCATCGTCATCGTCGACAATTTCTACTCGGCCGCTACCGGCGGCCAGGACATCCTCTCATCGCGCGCCGGCAACAAGACCAAGTCGACCAAGCATCCAATCACCGAGGCGGTGAAGGGCATGGGTGTCAAATGGTTGCGCCATGTCGACCGCACCTATGACGTCACCAAGATGCAGGACATTTTGCGCGAGGCGCTGACGACGGACGAGAAGGGGCCGAAGGTCATCGTCGCCTCGTCCGAATGCATGCTCAACCGGCAGCGCCGTGAAAAGCCGTTGGTCGACAAGGCGATCAAAGGCGGCGAGCGTGTGGTCAAGCCCAAATTCGGCGTCGATGAGGACATCTGCACCGGCGACCATGCCTGCATGCGGCTGTCAGGCTGCCCGTCGCTGTCGGTGAAGTCGCTCGACGATCCCTTGCGCGATGATCCGGTGGCACACATCGACCAGAGCTGCGTCGGCTGCGGCAATTGCGGCGAGGTCGCCGATGCGGCGGTGCTGTGCCCGTCCTTCTACCGCGCCGACGTCGTGCACAATCCGAGCCGCTGGGACCGCTTCCTCGAATCCACGCGTCGCGCCACCATCAGCCTGTTGCAGCGCCGCCGCGAAAGCCGGCGCCTGACCTTTGCCAATGCTTGA
- a CDS encoding MarR family winged helix-turn-helix transcriptional regulator, which yields MEQKVPEKRQRISTLGQIGLQQFAPYLMNRIMGRYNATLRDDFRKQGLTIPQVRTLAVLSVTDGVTVNDLSVYTVIEQSTLSRTLDTLEGQGLVRREQGVTDSRIRHVFLTDDGRAEFTRAWPAMHDAFEAMFDDVDDAEYSALIATLLKMLKNIRKHDI from the coding sequence ATGGAACAGAAGGTTCCGGAAAAGCGCCAGCGCATTTCGACATTGGGGCAGATCGGCCTGCAGCAATTCGCGCCCTATCTGATGAACCGCATCATGGGCCGTTATAACGCCACCTTGCGCGACGATTTCCGCAAGCAGGGCCTGACCATTCCGCAGGTGCGCACGCTCGCTGTGCTGTCGGTCACCGACGGCGTCACCGTCAATGACCTCTCGGTCTACACCGTGATAGAACAGTCAACCTTGAGCCGCACGCTCGACACGCTGGAGGGCCAAGGCCTCGTGCGGCGCGAGCAAGGCGTGACCGACAGCCGCATCCGCCACGTGTTCCTGACCGACGACGGCCGCGCCGAATTCACCCGCGCCTGGCCCGCCATGCATGACGCGTTCGAGGCGATGTTCGACGACGTCGACGACGCCGAATATTCAGCGCTGATAGCGACGCTTTTGAAGATGCTGAAGAACATTCGCAAGCACGACATCTAG
- a CDS encoding phytoene desaturase family protein, with protein sequence MNAPDHIIVGSGINALVCAAMLGGKGAKVLILERNDRIGGCMRTEEITAPGFVHDVMATTFVLFITSPAFAALGADLARHGLEFCHTGTPTGVLRPDGSHAVLRTDRAANVTALNAIAAGDGDSHAGDVGGIERNAGLLFGLLGGSLWSYPTMKLLAGEAWRRGPRGLAAFLGEALVPARGWLESTYRSETIRALWAPWVLHAGLGPEDAFSGQIAKVIAFALEAAGAPIVKGGAKNLLAAFEALIRERGGDIRTGADVASIVQTGGRATGVRLASGETIAANKSVICSVTPTQLYGRLLGSGAPKDDVEATRKYRYGKGNFQIHYALSKPPAWRGEGLDKVALLHLTPGLDGVSKACNEATRGMLPEVPTICVGQPHALDPSRCPEGKAILWLQLPEAPRFIKGDAAGTLQAPADGQWTDALREAYADRAEAILASHIDGFKDCVIARRAYSPADLEAMNINLVGGDPYGGSSTIDQSFLWRPFKTSRNHQTGIKGLYHIGASTHPGAGLGGGSGFLLAGRL encoded by the coding sequence ATGAACGCGCCCGATCACATCATCGTCGGCAGCGGCATCAACGCGCTGGTCTGCGCGGCGATGCTCGGCGGCAAGGGTGCCAAGGTGCTCATCCTTGAGCGCAACGACCGCATCGGCGGTTGCATGCGCACCGAGGAGATCACCGCGCCCGGCTTTGTCCACGACGTGATGGCGACGACCTTCGTGCTGTTCATCACCTCGCCGGCCTTTGCCGCACTTGGCGCCGACCTCGCCCGGCACGGGCTGGAGTTCTGCCACACCGGCACGCCGACCGGCGTGCTGCGGCCGGATGGCAGCCATGCCGTGCTCCGCACCGACCGCGCCGCCAATGTCACCGCGCTCAATGCGATCGCGGCAGGCGACGGCGATAGCCACGCAGGCGATGTCGGCGGCATCGAGCGCAATGCCGGCCTGTTGTTCGGCCTGCTCGGCGGCAGCCTATGGTCCTATCCGACGATGAAACTCCTGGCGGGCGAAGCGTGGCGGCGTGGCCCGCGCGGCCTTGCCGCCTTTCTGGGCGAAGCGCTGGTGCCGGCGCGCGGCTGGCTGGAAAGCACCTACCGGTCCGAAACCATCCGGGCGCTGTGGGCACCCTGGGTGCTGCATGCCGGACTTGGACCGGAAGATGCCTTTTCCGGCCAGATCGCCAAAGTCATCGCCTTCGCGCTGGAAGCGGCCGGCGCGCCGATCGTCAAGGGCGGAGCCAAGAACCTGCTTGCCGCGTTCGAAGCCTTGATCCGGGAACGCGGCGGCGACATCCGCACCGGCGCCGATGTCGCTTCAATCGTCCAGACTGGTGGCCGCGCCACTGGCGTGCGGTTGGCATCGGGCGAAACGATCGCAGCGAACAAAAGCGTCATCTGCTCGGTCACGCCGACGCAACTCTATGGCCGGCTGCTCGGCAGCGGGGCTCCCAAGGACGATGTCGAAGCGACGCGGAAATATCGCTACGGCAAAGGCAATTTCCAGATCCACTACGCCCTGAGCAAGCCGCCGGCATGGCGCGGCGAAGGGCTGGACAAGGTGGCGCTGCTGCATCTGACGCCGGGGCTCGACGGCGTGTCGAAGGCCTGCAACGAGGCCACGCGTGGCATGCTGCCGGAGGTGCCGACCATCTGTGTCGGCCAGCCGCACGCGCTCGATCCGTCGCGCTGCCCGGAGGGCAAGGCGATCCTGTGGCTGCAACTGCCCGAGGCGCCACGCTTCATCAAGGGCGATGCGGCCGGCACGCTGCAGGCACCGGCTGACGGGCAATGGACCGACGCGCTGCGCGAAGCCTATGCCGATCGTGCCGAAGCGATCCTCGCCAGCCATATCGACGGCTTCAAGGACTGCGTCATCGCGCGCCGCGCCTATTCGCCCGCTGATCTGGAAGCGATGAACATCAATCTGGTTGGCGGCGACCCCTATGGCGGCTCCTCGACCATCGACCAGTCGTTCCTGTGGCGGCCGTTCAAGACCAGCCGCAACCACCAGACCGGCATCAAGGGCCTTTATCATATCGGCGCCTCGACGCATCCGGGCGCGGGCTTGGGCGGTGGCTCCGGCTTTCTGCTGGCGGGGAGGCTGTGA
- a CDS encoding cyclase family protein, with the protein MDTQKLLGEVAGQLLSGAIKVVDLSAPLGPDTPLIKLPPELAVDTPKVEIHNISRYDKNGPWWAWNWLKLGEHSGTHFDAPQHWISGKDYPDGATDTIPAQNFVGPVNVIDCSKEAAADHDFLLTVDHIKAWEAKHGAINAGEWVVMRTDWYKRNGSEAEFLNANETGPHTPGPTAEAIQFLISKDIKGWGSETIGTDAGKAGGMEPPFPAHTLMHKANRYGLASLCNLDQLPPKGAILIAAPLKIEHGTGSPIRALALVSKQ; encoded by the coding sequence ATGGACACGCAAAAACTCCTCGGCGAGGTCGCCGGCCAGCTTCTTTCAGGCGCCATCAAGGTGGTCGACCTGTCGGCGCCGCTCGGACCGGATACGCCGCTGATCAAGCTGCCGCCGGAACTTGCAGTCGACACGCCGAAGGTCGAGATCCACAACATCTCCCGTTATGACAAGAATGGTCCGTGGTGGGCGTGGAACTGGCTGAAGCTCGGCGAGCATTCGGGCACGCATTTCGATGCGCCGCAGCATTGGATCAGCGGCAAGGATTATCCGGACGGCGCCACCGACACCATTCCGGCCCAGAACTTCGTCGGCCCGGTCAACGTCATCGACTGCTCGAAGGAAGCCGCCGCCGACCACGATTTCCTGCTCACCGTCGACCACATCAAGGCATGGGAAGCCAAGCATGGCGCCATCAATGCCGGCGAATGGGTGGTGATGCGCACCGACTGGTACAAGCGAAACGGTTCGGAAGCCGAATTCCTCAACGCCAACGAGACCGGGCCGCACACGCCTGGCCCGACGGCGGAAGCCATCCAGTTCCTGATCAGCAAGGACATCAAGGGCTGGGGAAGCGAGACGATCGGCACGGATGCTGGCAAGGCAGGGGGAATGGAACCGCCATTCCCGGCGCACACGCTGATGCACAAGGCCAATCGCTACGGCCTCGCCAGCCTCTGCAATCTCGACCAGCTGCCGCCGAAAGGTGCGATCCTGATCGCGGCACCCCTCAAGATCGAACATGGCACCGGCAGCCCGATCCGCGCGCTGGCACTGGTGTCAAAGCAATAG